CGACGGCAAGCGTGACCGGTATGAAGTAAAGCTCTTTAGAAATCTGTTTAGCAACAGGgcttacatttaatatttttattatttttaattcatttcaaCAACTTTGAAAGTCACGTTCAGTAAATCACTTCATACATGTTcaatgtttaataaacaacatttcTAAATGCACTTTTGAAGTTTTACAGAGAAGAAACTAAAGACATAGACAACAGATCAATAACAGCATGTGTTGATAGACTACTATGAAGTGTTGTCTGTGTTGAAGCAGCaagttttactttcacttcGCTGCTGTAGGCTATTATATGTTCGTCTGACGTCATGTTGACGCCATGCACGCAATTTATGACGTTGCTGTTCATGTGTCGTTCAAAAATAGCTGGGGAAGAGCAAATCAGCTCCATAGGGCGAGGACTCTGCGTGTTATTTGGCATCTCAGTAGCGGACACACAGAAGGATGTTGACTACATGTGAGTTCATATCAGATACTACTGAATAGTGCACACTCATTAGTAGTTATATATCCTataaaggatgagtaaatgactaAAGATGTCTCTAGTTGGATTAGACTCAAGTGATGTGAATGCTGTTGTTTTTCAGGGTACGGAAGATTCTGAACCTGCGTGTGTTTGAGGATGAGAACGGCCGGGCGTGGAGCCACAGTGTTATGGACAGAGAGCTGGAGGTGTTGTGTGTGAGTCAGTTTACTCTGCAGTGTATACTCAAGGGAAATAAACCAGACTTCCACTCTGCCATGCCAGCTGAACAGGCCCAGCCTTTCTATAACAACATTCTGGAGCAGCTGAGACAAGCATACAAACCAGAACTTATCAAAGGTGAGTTTAGATATACTACACAGATGCTTGTATGTTTAACTCCTCAAActatgttcacccaaaaatgactttcttgcttctctctctctctctctctctctctctctctctctctctctactgtaAAGTCgttgtgtgtttttgatgtttACAATAGCTTTGTGTTAACTTGTTGTAGATGGGCAGTTTGGTGCATATATGCAGGTTCACATTCAAAACGATGGACCTGTGACCATTCAACTGGAATCTCCTACTGGCCCCACAGACCCCAGACTGGTATCCAATATCCAATCCTAAATAAAtcctaaaatatttgtttaattcaACACTTGTTTTTCAGTATCCTCTTCCTATAAAATGATCTTATACAGAAATTATGATGTCCCCATTATTACCAAATACTTCATGAAATACTGCAGTACAAATCTTAAATCTGTTTTCCTCTCCTTCTCCAGCTGTCTAAACAAGAAAAGCAACAGCagagaaaagagaaaacacGATCAAAAGGCCCGTCTGAGTCCAGCAGAGAGAAAGGAGCGTCACGGCGCTCTAAAGCGGACCCTGGCGCCAGCAGTGGAGCCGAGGGGGACGTGTCATCTGAACGAGAACCATAGGATACCTCACGGTAAACTTTGCAGCTTTAAAAGTCAATATTTTCTTACATAAAGTAAGTGTGATGTTGGTTGTAAGTTTATAACGATCataggtttgattcccagggggTGCAAAGAAAGACTCATGACTTTGTGCGTCTGTGAAATCCATAATTGACATGCCAACTTATTTCCATAATAAATGCGCTTAATGAGATGTCGAAATATAACTAATGGATTAACTTCAATGAAAAGAATTAAGCTTCAGTTGCTTTTTGATCATCTGGTTTTGGGGATTTTAACAGT
The Triplophysa rosa linkage group LG7, Trosa_1v2, whole genome shotgun sequence genome window above contains:
- the dtd1 gene encoding D-aminoacyl-tRNA deacylase 1, producing the protein MKAIIQRVTTASVTAGEEQISSIGRGLCVLFGISVADTQKDVDYMVRKILNLRVFEDENGRAWSHSVMDRELEVLCVSQFTLQCILKGNKPDFHSAMPAEQAQPFYNNILEQLRQAYKPELIKDGQFGAYMQVHIQNDGPVTIQLESPTGPTDPRLLSKQEKQQQRKEKTRSKGPSESSREKGASRRSKADPGASSGAEGDVSSEREP